A window from Pangasianodon hypophthalmus isolate fPanHyp1 chromosome 16, fPanHyp1.pri, whole genome shotgun sequence encodes these proteins:
- the samd11 gene encoding sterile alpha motif domain-containing protein 11 isoform X4, which yields MSKGILQVHPPICDCPGCRISSPVNRGRLAEKRTIPLPPTRVPKKELASVFSSDESEGGERSSTDHADIKQEEELHYTTMRKSSRDSDLSTIISNLHHTRQHGMPEGQPCSDINLTATHSDDVLSKKRAYSPSSSSECPSDSKKSRSVSPKENSHTPALELGSHMTPEEHYRRMMSALNEHGSYEEQQQRLYQLASSMGVPGHELLRVRQEALSAVRNPGAMEAHLPSAGSSSSQRRKQGLPQHRDAHFSERELSHPPPLLSPQNAPHIALGPHLRPPFLGMPSALCQAPAYGFLQPAQAEMFARQQEMLRKQNLARLEMSAELLRQKELENAQRQRLLAEPLVVHPGLPAEHPALRSLHDMPDDVTRRNAMLLLRHNNTPLLSLSHQGAMVSSAFKESSSRRSSKKGSTPQGDDPSQSKVPGGDRDGHDEDIKDSESDGEAGEERPEGLAKADGHSLNSEACQSKDTAKPSESLKELGEGSGRLSVPCSSTAPESPNHHLFTPGLSKSEAKYLPPGALPPFPILPGQTLPFGFPYANPYFHAGAMGGLFVDGEEAAAAEDISKWSVEEVCSFISSLAGCGEYAQVFREQAIDGETLALLTEEHLLNHMGLKLGPALKIRSQVARRTGRIFYMTSFPLALPLAPSALRPPDRDPLPAETRPPSARSTSSPFSAPPACRTSPKQENGNPPTGTAYDSTKALS from the exons AACCGTGGGCGTCTGGCTGAGAAACGCACCATCCCTCTGCCGCCAACTCGCGTACCCAAGAAGGAGCTGGCCTCCGTCTTCAGCAGTGACGAGAGCGAGGGTGGCGAGAGAAGCagcacagaccatgctgacatcAAGCAAGAAGAAGAGCTCCACTACACTACGATGAGAAAGAG TAGTCGTGACAGTGACCTCTCAACGATCATCTCCAACCTTCACCACACCCGACAGCACGGTATGCCTGAGGGCCAGCCTTGCTCTGACATCAACCTCACCGCCACACACTCAG ATGACGTTCTAAGCAAGAAGAGAGCCTATTCCCcaagcagcagcagcgagtgcCCGTCTGACAGCAAGAAGTCCCGCAGCGTGTCTCCCAAAG AAAACTCACACACCCCTGCATTGGAGCTGGGCAGTCACATGACCCCGGAAGAACACTATAGGCGGATGATGTCAGCGCTGAACGAGCACGGCTCTTACGAAGAGCAGCAGCAGCGTCTTTACCAGCTCGCCAGCAGCATGGGTGTCCCTGGTCACG AGCTGCTGCGTGTGCGTCAGGAGGCTTTGAGTGCTGTGAGGAACCCAGGAGCCATGGAGGCTCACCTCCCCTCTGCAGGCAGCTCCTCCAGCCAGAGGAGGAAACAAGGCCTGCCCCAGCACAGGGATGCACACTTCAGTGAgag AGAGTTATCCCATCCTCCGCCACTACTGTCCCCTCAGAACGCCCCCCATATCGCACTGGGCCCTCATCTGCGGCCACCGTTCCTAGGCATGCCCTCCGCTCTGTGCCAAGCACCAG CATACGGATTCCTTCAGCCTGCTCAAGCCGAGATGTTTGCTCGTCAACAGGAGATGCTCCGCAAACAGAACCTCGCTAG ATTAGAGATGTCTGCCGAGCTGCTGAGACAAAAGGAGCTGGAGAACGCTCAGCGCCAGCGCCTGTTAGCCGAGCCGCTCGTTGTCCATCCAGGTCTGCCTGCTGAGCACCCGGCTCTACGTAGCCTTCACGACATGCCAGATGACGTCACCCGCCGCAACGCCATGCTGCTCTTGCGCCACAACAACACACCTCTGCTCTCACTTAGCCACCAGGGGGCGATGGTGAGCAGTGCCTTCAAAGAGTCCAGCAGCCGTAGAAGCTCAAAGAAAGGTAGCACGCCGCAAGGGGATGACCCATCCCAGTCCAAGGTGCCTGGGGGAGACAGGGATGGACACGATGAAGACATAAAAGACTCGGAAAGCGACGGCGAAGCGGGTGAGGAGCGGCCGGAGGGACTAGCTAAAGCAGATGGGCACAGCCTGAACTCCGAGGCTTGCCAAAGCAAGGACACGGCCAAGCCCAGCGAGTCGCTGAAGGAGCTCGGGGAAGGCTCGGGCAGGCTCAGTGTCCCCTGCAGCTCGACAGCGCCAGAATCACCCAACCATCATCTCTTCACACCAGGATTAAGCAAGAGTGAAGCCAAGTATCTCCCACCAGGAGCACTGCCCCCTTTCCCCATACTGCCAGGACAGACGCTGCCCTTCGGCTTCCCCTACGCCAACCCCTATTTCCATGCCG GCGCCATGGGAGGTCTGTTTGTGGACGGGGAGGAGGCGGCGGCGGCAGAGGACATCAGCAAGTGGAGTGTGGAAGAGGTGTGCAGCTTCATCAGCAGCCTGGCAGGCTGTGGAGAGTACGCCCAG GTGTTTCGGGAGCAGGCTATTGATGGAGAGACGCTAGCCCTGCTGACCGAGGAGCACCTGCTCAACCACATGGGGCTGAAACTTGGTCCGGCTCTCAAGATCCGCTCTCAG GTGGCCCGACGCACTGGCAGAATATTCTACATGACCAGCTTCCCGCTGGCCCTCCCACTGGCACCATCTGCTCTGCGCCCGCCGGACCGAGACCCCCTGCCCGCAGAGACCCGGCCACCCTCGGCCCGCAGCACCTCCTCCCCATTCAGTGCCCCTCCGGCCTGCCGCACCTCCCCCAAGCAGGAAAACGGAAACCCCCCTACAGGGACAGCTTACGACTCCACTAAAGCTCTCTCATAG